The proteins below come from a single Paramormyrops kingsleyae isolate MSU_618 chromosome 25, PKINGS_0.4, whole genome shotgun sequence genomic window:
- the LOC140583139 gene encoding uncharacterized protein, with protein MTTTTSTAAPTTSSSTTASTATPSMTTTTSTAAPSTTSSPTASTAPLTITTTTSTAEPTTSSTTASIATPSTTTTTSTAAPTTTASTTASTVTPSTTTKTSTAAPTTSSSTTASTATPSTTTTTSTAAPTTSSSTAASTATPSTTTTTSTAAPTTTSSTTASIATPSTTTTTSTAAPTTSSSTTASSAPQTMTTTTSTAAPTTSSSTTASTASTATPSTTTTTSTAASTTTSSTTASTATPSTTTTTSTAAPTTSSSTAASTATPSTTTTTSTAAPSTTSSPTASTAPLTITTTTSTAEPTTSSTTVSIATPSTTTTTSTAAPTTTASTTASTVTPSTTTKTSTAAPTTSSSTTASTATPSTTTTTSTAAPTTSSSTAASTATPSTTTTTSTAAPTTTSSTTASITTPSTTTTTSTAAPTTTSSTTASTAPLTITSTTSTAAPATLTSTTASTATPSTTTTTSTAAPTTTSSTTASIATPSTTTTTSTAAPTTTSSTPASTATTSTTTTTSTAAPTTTFSTTASIATPSTTTTISTAAPTTTSRTAASIATPSTTTTTSTAAPTTASITTTSTATPYSTTTTSTAAPTTTSSTTASTATASTTTRISTAAPTTASITTTSNATPSTTNTTSTAAPTPASTTPLTMTTTTSTAAPTISSSTTTSTATPSTTTTTSTAAPTTTSSTTASTAPLTITTTTSTAAPTTTSSTTASIATPSTTTTTSTAAPTTASITTTSTATPYSTTTTSTAAPTTTSSTTASTAPLTMSTTTSTLAPTTSSSTTASSGTPSMTTTTSTAAPTTTSSTTASIATPSTTTTTSTAAPTTTSSTTASIATPSTTTTTSTAAPTTTSSTPASTATTSTTTTTSTAAPTTTSSTTASTATPSTTTTTSTAAPKTTSRTTASIATPSTTTTTSTAAPTTASITTTSTATPYSSTTTSTAAPTTTSSTTASTATASTTTRISTAAPTTASITTPSNATPSTTTTTSTAAPTTTSSTTASIATPSTTTTTSTAPPTTTSSTTASIATPSTTNTTSTAAPTTASTTPLTMTTTTSTAAPTISSSTTTSTATPSTTTTTSTAAPTTTSSTTASTAPLTITTTTSTAAPTTTSSTTASIATPSMTTTTSTAAPTTTSSTTASTAPLIITSTTSTAAPATSSSTTASIATPSMTTTTSTAAPTTTSSTTASTAPLTITSTTSTAAPATSSSTTASTATPSTTTTTSTAAPTTTSSTTASTVTPSTTTTTSTAAPTTSSSTTASIATPSTTTTTSTAAPTTTASTTASTVTPSTTTTTSTAAPTTTSTAPTTSSSTTASTATPSTTTTTSTAAPTTSSSTAASTATPSTTTTTSTAAPTTTSSTTASIATPSTTTTTSTAAPTTTSSTTASTAPLTITSTTSTAAPATLTSTTVSTATPSTTTTTSTAAPTTSASTAASTATPSTTTTTSTAAPTTTSSTTASIATPSTTTTTSTAAPTTSSSTTASSAPQTMTTTTSTAAPTTSSSTTASTATPSMTTTTSTAAPSTTSSPTASTAPLTITTTTSTAEPTTSSTTASIATPSTTTTTSTAAPTTTASTTASTVTPSTTTKTSTAAPTTSSSTTASTATPSTTTTTSTAAPTTSSSTAASTATPSTTTTTSTAAPTTTSSTTASIATPSTTTTTPTAAPTTTSSTTASTAPLTITSTTSTAAPATLTSTTASTATPSTTTTTSTAAPTTSASTAASTATPSTTTTTSTAAPTTTSSTTASIATPSTTTTTSTAAPTTSSSTTASSAPQTMTTTTSTAAPTTSSSTTASTASTATPTTTTTTSTAAPTTASITTTSTATPYSTTTTSTAAPTTTSSTTASTATASTTTRISTAAPTTASITTTSNATPSTTNTTSTAAPTPASTTPLTMTTTTSTAAPTISSSTTTSTATPSTTTTTSPTTSSSTTASTATPSTTTTTSTAAPKTTSRTTASIATPSTTTTTSTAAPTTASITTTSTATPYSTTTTSTAAPTTTSSTTASTATASTTTRISTAAPTTASITTPSNATPSTTTTTSTAAPTTTSSTTASIATPSTTTTTSTAPPTTTSSTTASIATPSTTNTTSTAAPTTASTTPLTMTTTTSTAAPTISSSTTTSTATLSTTTTTSTAAPTTTSSTTASTAPLTISTTTSTAAPTTTSSTTASIATPSTTTTTSTAAPTTTSSTTASSVTPSTTTKTSTAAPTTSSSTTASTATPSTTTTTSTAAPTTSSSTTASTATPSTTTTTSTAAPTISSSTTTSTATLSTTTTTSTAAPTTTSSTTASTQNYIQYNYHEAHIYNTNYNNNNIHNCTCHYIKYNCINNNQHQTNNFDTSYINDDIHNCINHYNYTCITYNHHGTHKCNVNYNNLDIHHYSYYYNTNSSIHYNRHEAHNCSNYNNNDIHSWVNHFKQHKYIYFNHDETHNYKDNIHTKNGENNYNSTSIHKSTYLYKHNIKDSHHEAHVYNSCCYSYIVHDDYEAHNYKNDNFLNCACNYIKHSNIQHNDHEAHNYTTNYNHDDIHNCTYHYINHNCIN; from the exons atgaccactacaacatccacagcagcaccaaccacttcatcaagcacaactgcatcaactgcaacaccatctatgaccactacaacatccacagcagcaccaagcaCTACATCAAgcccaactgcttcaactgcaccactaacaataaccactacaacatccacagcagaaccaacaacatcaagcacaactgcatcaattgcaaccccATCTACGActactacaacatccacagcagcaccaaccactacagcaagcacaactgcttcaactgtaaCACCATCTACAACCACaaaaacatccacagcagcaccaaccacttcatcaagcacaactgcatcaactgcaacaccatctacgaccactacaacatccacagcagcaccaaccacttcatcaagcacagctgcatctactgcaacaccatctacgaccactacaacatccacagcagcaccaacaacaacatctagcacaactgcatcaattgcaacaccatctacgaccactacaacatccacagcagcaccaaccacttcatcaagcacaactgcatcatcTGCACCACAAACaatgaccactacaacatccacagcagcaccaaccacttcatcaagcacaactgcatcaactgcatcaactgcaacaccatctacgaccactacaacatccacagcagcatcaacaacaacatctagcacaactgcatcaactgcaacaccatctacgaccactacaacatccacagcagcaccaaccacttcatcaagcacagctgcatcaactgcaacaccatctacaaccactacaacatccacagcagcaccaagcaCTACATCAAgcccaactgcttcaactgcaccactaacaataaccactacaacatccacagcagaaccaacaacatcaagcacaactgtaTCAATTGCAACCCCATCTACGActactacaacatccacagcagcaccaaccactacagcaagcacaactgcttcaactgtaaCACCATCTACAACCACaaaaacatccacagcagcaccaaccacttcatcaagcacaactgcatcaactgcaacaccatctacgaccactacaacatccacagcagcaccaaccacttcatcaagcacagctgcatctactgcaacaccatccacgaccactacaacatccacagcagcaccaacaacaacatctagcacaactgcatcaattacaacaccatctacgaccactacaacatccacagcagcaccaaccactacatcaagcacaactgcttcaactgcaccactaacaataacctctacaacatccacagcagcaccagccactttaacaagcacaactgcatcaactgcaacaccatccacgaccactacaacatccacagcagcaccaacaacaacatcaagcacaactgcatcaattgcaacaccatctacgaccactacaacatccacagcagcaccaaccactacatcaagcacacctgcatcaactgcaacaacatctacaaccactacaacatccacagcagcaccaacaacaacatttagtacaactgcatcaattgcaacaccatccacGACCACTACAatatccacagcagcaccaacaacaacatctagaacagctgcatcaattgcaacaccatctacgaccactacaacatccacagcagcacctaccactgcatcaattacaactacatcaactgcaacaccatattcgaccactacaacatccacagcagcaccaaccactacatcaagcacaactgcttcaactgcaacagcatctacgaccactagaatatccacagcagcacctaccactgcatcaattacaactacatcaaatgcaacaccatctacgaccaatACAACATCGACAGCAGCACCAACCCCTGCTTCAACTACTCCACTAACaatgaccactacaacatccacagcggcgccaaccatttcatcaagcacaactacatcaactgcaacaccatctacgaccactacaacatctacagcagcaccaaccactacatcaagcacaactgcttcaactgcaccactaacaataaccactacaacatccacagcagcaccaacaacaacatctagcacaactgcatcaattgcaacaccatctacgaccactacaacatccacagcagcacctaccactgcatcaattacaactacatcaactgcaacaccatattccaccactacaacatccacagcagcaccaaccactacatcaagcacaactgcttcaactgcaccactaacaatgagcactacaacatccacattagcaccaaccacttcatcaagcacaactgcatcaagtgGAACACCATCcatgaccactacaacatccacagcagcaccaacaacaacatcaagcacaactgcatcaattgcaacaccatccacgaccactacaacatccacagcagcaccaacaacaacatcaagcacaactgcatcaattgcaacaccatctacgaccactacaacatccacagcagcaccaaccactacatcaagcacacctgcatcaactgcaacaacatctacaaccactacaacatccacagcagcaccaacaacaacatctagtacaactgcatcaactgcaacaccatccacgaccactacaacatccacagcagcaccaaaaaCAACATCTAgaacaactgcatcaattgcaacaccatctacgaccactacaacatccacagcagcacctaccactgcatcaattacaactacatcaactgcaacaccatattcctccactacaacatccacagcagcaccaaccactacatcaagcacaactgcttcaactgcaacagcatctacgaccactagaatatccacagcagcacctaccactgcatcaattacaactcCATCAaatgcaacaccatctacgaccactacaacatccacagcagcaccaacaacaacatctagcacaactgcatcaattgcaacaccatctacgaccactacaacatccacagcaccaccaacaacaacatctagcacaactgcatcaattgcaacaccatctacgaccaatACAACATcgacagcagcaccaaccactgcTTCAACTACTCCACTAACaatgaccactacaacatccacagcagcgcCCACCatttcatcaagcacaactacatcaactgcaacaccatctacgaccactacaacatctacagcagcaccaaccactacatcaagcacaactgcttcaactgcaccactaacaataaccactacaacatccacagcagcaccaacaacaacatctagcacaactgcatcaattgcaacaccatctatgaccactacaacatccacagcagcaccaaccactacatcgagcacaactgcttcaactgcaccactaataATAAcctctacaacatccacagcagcaccagccacttcatcaagcacaactgcatcaattgcaacaccatctatgaccactacaacatccacagcagcaccaaccactacatcgagcacaactgcttcaactgcaccactaacaataacctctacaacatccacagcagcaccagccacttcatcaagcacaactgcatcaactgcaacaccatctacgaccactacaacatccacagcagcaccaaccactacatcaagcacaactgcttcaactgtaacaccatctacgaccacaacaacatccacagcagcaccaaccacttcatcaagcacaactgcatcaattgcaacaccatctacgaccactacaacatccacagcagcaccaaccactacagcaagcacaactgcttcaactgtaacaccatctacgaccactacaacatccacagcagcaccaaccactacatcaa cagcaccaaccacttcatcaagcacaactgcatcaactgcaacaccatctacgaccactacaacatccacagcagcaccaaccacttcatcaagcacagctgcatctactgcaacaccatctacgaccactacaacatccacagcagcaccaacaacaacatctagcacaactgcatcaattgcaacaccatctacgaccactacaacatccacagcagcaccaaccactacatcaagcacaactgcttcaactgcaccactaacaataacctctacaacatccacagcagcaccagccaCTTTAACAAGCACAACTgtatcaactgcaacaccatctacgaccactacaacatccacagcagcaccaaccacttcagcaagcacagctgcatctactgcaacaccatctacgaccactacaacatccacagcagcaccaacaacaacatctagcacaactgcatcaattgcaacaccatctacgaccactacaacatccacagcagcaccaaccacttcatcaagcacaactgcatcatcTGCACCACAAACaatgaccactacaacatccacagcagcaccaaccacttcatcaagcacaactgcatcaactgcaacaccatctatgaccactacaacatccacagcagcaccaagcaCTACATCAAgcccaactgcttcaactgcaccactaacaataaccactacaacatccacagcagaaccaacaacatcaagcacaactgcatcaattgcaaccccATCTACGActactacaacatccacagcagcaccaaccactacagcaagcacaactgcttcaactgtaaCACCATCTACAACCACaaaaacatccacagcagcaccaaccacttcatcaagcacaactgcatcaactgcaacaccatctacgaccactacaacatccacagcagcaccaaccacttcatcaagcacagctgcatctactgcaacaccatctacgaccactacaacatccacagcagcaccaacaacaacatctagcacaactgcatcaattgcaacaccatctacgaccactacaacacccacagcagcaccaaccactacatcaagcacaactgcttcaactgcaccactaacaataacctctacaacatccacagcagcaccagccactttaacaagcacaactgcatcaactgcaacaccatctacgaccactacaacatccacagcagcaccaaccacttcagcaagcacagctgcatctactgcaacaccatctacgaccactacaacatccacagcagcaccaacaacaacatctagcacaactgcatcaattgcaacaccatctacgaccactacaacatccacagcagcaccaaccacttcatcaagcacaactgcatcatcTGCACCACAAACaatgaccactacaacatccacagcagcaccaaccacttcatcaagcacaactgcatcaactgcatcaactgcaacaccaactacgaccactacaacatccacagcagcacctaccactgcatcaattacaactacatcaactgcaacaccatattcgaccactacaacatccacagcagcaccaaccactacatcaagcacaactgcttcaactgcaacagcatctacgaccactagaatatccacagcagcacctaccactgcatcaattacaactacatcaaatgcaacaccatctacgaccaatACAACATCGACAGCAGCACCAACCCCTGCTTCAACTACTCCACTAACaatgaccactacaacatccacagcggcgccaaccatttcatcaagcacaactacatcaactgcaacaccatctacgaccactacaacat caccaaccacttcatcaagcacaactgcatcaactgcaacaccatccacgaccactacaacatccacagcagcaccaaaaaCAACATCTAgaacaactgcatcaattgcaacaccatctacgaccactacaacatccacagcagcacctaccactgcatcaattacaactacatcaactgcaacaccatattccaccactacaacatccacagcagcaccaaccactacatcaagcacaactgcttcaactgcaacagcatctacgaccactagaatatccacagcagcacctaccactgcatcaattacaactcCATCAaatgcaacaccatctacgaccactacaacatccacagcagcaccaacaacaacatctagcacaactgcatcaattgcaacaccatctacgaccactacaacatccacagcaccaccaacaacaacatctagcacaactgcatcaattgcaacaccatctacgaccaatACAACATcgacagcagcaccaaccactgcTTCAACTACTCCACTAACaatgaccactacaacatccacagcggcgccaaccatttcatcaagcacaactacatcaactgcaacactatctacgaccactacaacatctacagcagcaccaaccactacatcaagcacaactgcttcaactgcaccactaacaatatccactacaacatccacagcagcaccaacaacaacatctagcacaactgcatcaattgcaacaccatctacgaccactacaacatccacagcagcaccaaccactacatcaagcacaactgcttcaagtGTAACACCATCTACAACCACaaaaacatccacagcagcaccaaccacttcatcaagcacaactgcatcaactgcaacaccatctacgaccactacaacatccacagcagcaccaaccacttcatcaagcacaactgcatcaactgcaacaccatctacgaccactacaacatccacagcagcaccaaccatttcatcaagcacaactacatcaactgcaacactatctacgaccactacaacatctacagcagcaccaaccactacatcaagcacaactgcttcaact